A region of the Lycium barbarum isolate Lr01 chromosome 1, ASM1917538v2, whole genome shotgun sequence genome:
TCCACGAGAACAAGCACAAGCATTATCAAACAATGGAGATTGCAAATTAATCTTCCGGCAAGGAGCTAAATTATATCAACTGATATTGTGGAATTATATTAATCCCAGAGACATCACGAGGAAAATTTTAAATAATTAGGAACCTACATTCAATTATTCTTGTTTTAGTAAGTTTCAAAAATCACCTTTGTTTGACGAGCAGCTTCTGACATGAAAGAATTATATTAAGGATTCAAGAAAAGCGGTGCCAATTTCGGCGGAATtattaagaattcaagaaaaccctACCTCTAATCGTCATTTGGCAGCAACGACAATTGACTTTGATGGAAAATAAAGATACAAACATTACATTTGCGTTTTGGACAAGGAGAAAATTCTGCACAAAGCAACGACCTAATCATTATTCTTTTGGTCTCAATTTATGCAATTATTAGTTTATTCAATGCTAAGTCAACAAATTCAAATCCTTTAATACTTGTAATCCTAAAGAGTCTTAAATAATGtttgtgtgattataaattaTGTTAAATTActttgtaaaataaaaaaattgacattGTTTTCGAAAtatattacccaaaaaaaaaaatgtgacacATAAACTAAAAACATAATGAAACAGAGCTAAGATAAGTACTCTTTATTCCAATCCGAATATCGAAGGATTTAGACTGACAACAAATACTCATCTGCATGAATCACGATACTAAACAAGGAGATGAAAATTTACATCTCAATTGTTTCCATGCCCAAATGGAAAACTGTTCCAGTTCCACAGAGAGCTAGGGGTTTCTTGAACGTTTTGCATGTAACCATGCATGTTTGGATTTTGACTTGTTGTTGGTAATAACTCCTGTGCATCAAAATCTATCAGTCCAGAATGCATGTTTGGATTTTGACTTGTTGTTGGTAATAACTCCAGTGCATCAAATTCTTTCGGTCCAGATTTAATTATGTAGTCCCATAAATGTAGTTGGGATTCCATATCATTGCTGCAAGATGGTCCATAAATTAATTCCTTCATCTTATCACACAGAGTTGTAGCTCGAAATTCCATTGTTGAACTTCTGTTTATATGCACCTAAATAGATCAAACATTAAATGTAAGTTTAAACGAATCTAGTTTGATATGCAAGAAGCTGACACTTGACAACTTATGATTTTTCTAGTACAGTGGAAGTCATTTTTCGAAAAATCATTATTTAATTAGCACTtcttctatcccaatttatgtgaacgGATTCGGAGTACGAAACATTGGTAATGAGtcgaaatattaaaaaaaagcgTTTGAGAAAATAGTAGTAAAAGAAAATTCAAATTTCACTCCCCAAACGGTAACATCTTCACATAAAATGGGACGGCGGGAATATTAAAGATTAACATTAGTTTTAGTAAACAAGATTGTATCTGATGAGTTTTTTAGTCTAGATATATGAGTTAATAGTGAAGGAATTTTGCTTCCATccaaaggttaaggaagttgttTTCTCCCTTTTAGTGGAAAGTATTATCATGAATAATATTTCAGCcaacaaaacatcaaaaattaggGACTCATTTGTCTATAAATgtttattcaaaattttaaatatGTGCTTGTCAATCAAATTAGCTGATTATCTCAACTTCAAATTTGAAATATTGAAGCTTGAACAACGTGAAGTTTTAGAAGTTTTTCAAGTTTTCACTCATAAAATTTCAACAAATTTCATGCAAAAAGACAACTTTATATAACAGGGTTGTTGGTAAGAGCTATAGCAGCTTAACTTGCAGTTGATTATGAAACATATGCCCTTTTTCAACTTTACTACaaatactactttttttttttttcaaatatcaacAGGATCAATATGTCCAAGCTCCAACTTTAGAATGTTtccccaaaaaaatattttccattgTTACCAAACATACCCTTATAATACCATCATTACCTTAGTTTCACGAGAAATTTGCAGTGTAGAGTTTCCATTGAGTTGAAAGCTGGTATACACAACTTCAACACCTTCCTCATGGCATAATCGAATGATGTTATTAAAAGTGGCTAAATTATCAAGGCCAGTTATCAGAACCACGACCATTTTTGGGCCCATTTCATGGAATTTGATCTGAGGGGGTGACTTAGTTTTCTTTGTGCCCATTTTCAATTGTTCCaagtgcttcttcttcttctccaattTCTTACCTAAGGTAGCTATGTACTTCTCTGCTGCATGTACTTTATCAGGCACTGCCACTGTGTCCTGCAGCACTCAAATTGTAAACGATGCATATAGAAGAAATATACATGCACGTAGATCGTCGGATCCGACGTTTATGggttatgaattctagttcttTTTGAGTTGCTAGCTAGGTCCTAATAAATAAAAAGTAAAGACAAATACTGGATTTTTTAAGCTTTATGAGTTCAACTTTTAAGGTTGTTAGCATTAAACTCCGGACGAATCCAAGTGGGTGGAAATGGGTTCATCCAAACCTCCTTCGacgaaaaattacactatatcTACAAGATTAATTATtctttatatatgcatatatagtagatgttgaatccccttgGGCTTCTTCGCGTGCTTACTTTACTATACTTTGAACCCCCTTAgcgaaaatcctggctccgccactaatTGAACCCTTCATATTTTTAAAGTTCTGGATTCATATCCATCATTTATTaaaattttagtaaatttttatatataaatgtatACTCTGTTCTAAAAATACTGGATTCATATGAAGTTATGAACCCACCACCCATAAACTGCATCCGCTCTGGAGGCTAGCCTCTGCGTGCATGCAAATGATGTTAGCTAAGAGCCAAGTGATCATTATTCCTATGGGAAAACGAAAATAATTGGATGCATGATCTCACTCATAAGACTTGGATGGTGATGGAACAATGATCTCATCTCGAGGCAGATTTAGAATTTTAGGTGATTCaacctatattttttttttaattattaaaccTTTTACACTTTTAAAAGTTATGGATTCAGAATTTATTACTAACTTTAAATTTTAGTGATTTCACACACGCACGCGCAAACACATTGTTTCTGTGAATAACAAAATGTTCAAGATCAGTTGAAACCATAACTTCTTATATAACTAGATGTGCCACTAATTCAAAAAAAGTTAGGTGTCGAACGAAGCGAGAGAGAGATCGATCAATTTTCTGAAATTTTTAGTCTGTGGATGTAAACCTAGCGGTTACGAGCTTTAAAGCAGTAGTAGATATAGATTATTTTTAATGCTCAGGGATATTTTCAATCTATTTAACCCCTGCTTATTATTAACTCTTAGGGCTATTTTCAATCCATTTTAACCCATGCTTATTTTTAACGCTTAGGGCTATTTTCGTCTCATTTTAACCCGTACTTATTTTTAACGCTTAGGGCTATTTTGAACCAATACAAATTTTAACCCATAATactttaaccttattttttcaaccATGACTAGCAATAATCACTGTTTGAATGTTTACAAACCTTTACCGGTGAAAGCTATCATATTTGGACATGAAGATGGAGTTAAGCAATTTTAAAATGTGTAAGAATAATTCTCTTCCGCTTGAAAATAAAAGTTACACAATCACTTTCAGTCAACGGAATATAAAAATTGTCACTGAGAAATACTTGAAGCACATGATGAAAAAATGCAAGAAAATTGAATTCAAGAAGAAGGAAGAAAGACTCATGTTATCGATGTGTGCAAGTTAAAAAATACTCAAAAAAGAAATCCACAAGCACAAATTGCTAGATTCGAAATTAAGGAGGAACAACTTTTCTAGATTGCTGCAACAGAAGCAAGGAGGAATGTTGGATTTTGCATCTGTTACTGCTACAATTTTCTAGAATAATTAGTTGTTTAGTTGTAGAAGATGTCTAATAGTTAATTTAGTATAATattcagttttttatttttagtaatAATCTAATACTTTTGCTGTAGGAGAGAGTTTACATTTATGTGCCTATataaaagcttatgattttaatttttataagAGACAGATTTTATTCATATTTCTACCTTGTTTTTTGCATCTTTCTCCAGAAAATCATAATAGCTTGCCACTTACATGTTCGAGATTTTACAGTATTTCGATATAGAACATGAATATATACGTGCAAAACTACTAAAttttaataaatataatattttgaaCTCATGATAATTTCAAAACCTCGATGAATTCAGTAGtaagaaatttgaaaaacaaaccTTAGACGTAGAGGCATGAGCAGGGATCATGGAATACAGCTGGTTAATGAGATACTTCATATAAATCCTTCTATGTTTCTCCACATACTTCCTCTCCAATTTTGGACCTGCCTTAGCTGATTTAGACCTCCGGCTACTTTCCATTTTTTTCTGTTGAGTACTAGGTATTTTTAGAAACTTTTTTCTAGGTGTTTCTTGTAAAATTTTGCTTATTCATTAGTGCTACTTTAGTTCTCATAATGTTGCTCCTTTTATAGATTCCACCAAACCGTTCTTTGTTGGAGGTCAACAAAAACATGATGCATTAAAACAACAAGCTAGTGACGTCACAAATTAAAACATCATGTATTTGTCATATTTCTTATTCTCCGctcaataaaattaaaatttgaaatttatgagttCCTAACCACGACTTCAAGATAACGCTATAAGATAATAAATTAGTTCACAAAAGGCTACCGAGTCCTATGTTATTATATACTCCATTAAAGTTACGAGCTGATATCGCTCTATGACTACTCTGATTTGGAATACTAGTAACATTTGGCTAAACCGAcattaaagttaaattgttaattattttttggtTCATTCTTTGTGGCATTAAGTTATCAAGTACAAACTCCTAAAAATTAATCATACAAAAGTATTTGGGAGTTAAAAAGAACATTATTCTTATTTTAGagtttttttcattttgtttcgaACAAATGCAACTGTATGAGATAATATTCTTCAATAATTCGACTTGAGCTTTACTATATGCAGGATTAATCATTTCTTCTGAACTAAATCAGTATTGATTAATCAACTTGTCATAGAAAGATATTTTGATATTCAAGAATAATTGAAACGATATCGCACTAGCAGGATTGTTTGACGAAGCTAATCATTTTTTTAACAAGGTTTCTTCTTTATTTTCCTTTATCGCTTTGGGTATTTTTATTTATATTGAAATTATCTCTCAAGTCTCAACTAATTCTAAAGCTCGGAATCAGGTAGTGGCGGAgtcagaattttcactaagggggttcaaaatatgaaaaagtaaacacataaagaagccaaagggggttcaacatccactatatatatatatatataattttaaccATAAATAAACAGTATAATTATCGACCGAAGAGGGTTCTGATGAATCCCCTTGGCCCTTCCTCCCCCCGCCCCTGGAACCAGGTATGTTTGTTCAACGATTTTTAGTTGAAATCAATAAACAACACAAAACTACATTCACAACTCTAATTTAACCTAAAGTCATACTAATGTAAGCTCATCATATAAGAACTCGACAGATTTATCATGTGTAATATATGAAGGAATTACTTAATAATTTTATAAGAGCAGtaataaatactccctccgtccaattTATGGGAACTTCGAGAGTCAATGAAGTTTccttttatcaaaatttattgatatgctttttaaatattttaagttgttaattattgtgatttatagtaCTCCTTGTTACGTAGTTTTCAAACAtatgaattttcttttttttttaaaaaaaaaaagttaaagctTCTATGTTCGGATGCAGGATCAAAATTTAGAAGTTTGAATATCGAAATTTCAATTATGTCACATAAATCGGGACAGAAAGAGTAATAATTAAAGTACATAAAGTAAAAGATGTATAAAACTATAACTAATATCGATTCTAGGACAGATGTAAGCGCATATGATGACACATGTTCAAATGTATCTCTAATTGGAAAAGAAAATTTTGTTGCAAAGTTTTTGCAATTTTACAAGAATAAGGGCAAATAATATAACGTAAGCTAATAAAGTTCAAGAAGAGATCACAAAAAGTAAAACAACGCACCAATTAGGAAGGTCCAAGTGGGAGTGGTATTAAGAAATTAATGAGGGCAAAAAGGTGAGAATATGCAAGGCAAAGgtaattttttcaataagtgtaAGCATCAAAATAATGAAATGTCAATTTTGTACTATAATAAATGACAAATATAAtcctgtgaggactacaaaaaaacACTCATCCCCTCTTATATATAGTTAGAATTTTCACAAGATGGACATGATACCCAATTACCTTCCTAGTAAAAAAACAGCTAcagtatatatatttacatatatttgtAATTTGATTAGTCATGCATTTTTCTAGTTGGAGTGGGAAATTGTTTTCACCCTTTGCACTTGGAGTTGACGTACTTATTATGAAAGTTGAAACACAATGCGTTTTATTCtttcttttttgtcttttttcGGGCTAGTTTTGTATGTTGTTGAATTATATCACTCGGAGAGCCGAAAACAGTATAGTAATCTAGCTACTTTAGATTATTATTGTTCAAGTGCGTGCTAAAAACCTTTTTGTTTTACAAGCAGCTTTCAAAACTCTAAGGATATTTCTCGTAAAAACTATTTTTCTGAAACAGAAGTAATTTTCTCACTTAGTATAATTAAAAGAGTAATTAaatctaatatatatataatagatgacATGGTCCATGAAGTAAAATACTAAATTCATCTGACTCCTATGTCCAATTTACTTATAAGACTACTTGTTGTAATAATAGATTGACGTCGGTCGCGCAAGATGATACTTATGCGCACAGGTCAAAATGTCACCGTCTTTCTTCCTAGGGGTCTTGTGGGAGTGGCCCATTTTGAATTCCTGGTGATGTACGTTCGTCTTGATTAATGCACCCGTTgcatttatggacttgatgaattgagtgttcaaacTTTTCATTGATCATTTGATTATTATCTTTATTGAGAATATTCTGCTGTACTCGAAAAGACGTTAGGAACATGCAGGTCACTTGAGAATAATCTTGAAGACATTTGGGGCACTTTATTAAAAGAGACTTTTGAGTTACTTATTTAAGAATTTAGGACTCAAGTTTTAAAAATTGGGTAAAAGGGACTCTATCCCcctaagtttttttaatttacacaaaaacttctaagttttttttaatttacacaaaaacccCTAAGTTTTGTCAATTTACACAAAAACCCAAaaataaaagcaaaaaaaaaaatgtacgtttttctcttaaaaaatacgcaagcaactattggttgcttaaacaactccttgttgcttatacaataaccttgtatctcattaaaactaggtaaacaactagtagttgtttaaataaataaaggttgCTTATAATAAACAACACGAAGTTGTTTAAGCAACTCATTATTGCTTATACATGAACTCAATTGAAAATTAATTGATTGATCACAAATGAAAATTAACTAATATAAAAACCTTGTTTCTTGTAAAAACTAGTCATTTGATGAATGATTAAATCCAACTTATTAATTTTATCATCAATTAATTGGCTATACTAATAGTTTAAACAAAAATTTACTGATCcagtgataatggaatcaatgttgtttgattatatgaatattagaacatcaacttattgacttgatagcaatcaagtgaatacgttgatgttcaactattcatataatcaaacaacattgattccattatcactagattagtaagttattgttaaactattggtagagtcaatcaattttgcgatcaattatgatattattaataagttgggtttaatCACTCATTGGACGGCTCGTTtgatatttaattgttatcaagtgaatacgttgacgttcaaatattcatataatcaaacaacattgattccattatcactagatCAATAAGTTATTTTAAACTATtagtagagtcaatcaattttgcgatcaattatgatattattaataagttgaGTTTAGCCACTCATTGGATGACTCGTTTGAcatttaattgttatcaagtgaatacgttgatgttcaaatattcatataatcaaacaacattcattccattatcactagatcagtaagttattgttaaactattagtagagtcaattaattttgcgatcaattatgatattattaataagttgggtttaatAACTCATTGAACGACCCGTTtgatatttaattgttatcaagtcaataagttgatgttctaatattcatataatcaaataACATTGATTTCATTATCACTGGATCAGTAAATTTTTGTTTAAACTATTAGTATAGTCAATTAATTGATGATAAAATTAATAAGTTGGATTTAATCACTCATCAAATGACTAGTTTTTACAAGAAATAAAGTTTTTATATTAGTTAATTTTC
Encoded here:
- the LOC132616565 gene encoding transcription factor bHLH162-like; translated protein: MESSRRSKSAKAGPKLERKYVEKHRRIYMKYLINQLYSMIPAHASTSKDTVAVPDKVHAAEKYIATLGKKLEKKKKHLEQLKMGTKKTKSPPQIKFHEMGPKMVVVLITGLDNLATFNNIIRLCHEEGVEVVYTSFQLNGNSTLQISRETKVMMVL